The sequence TACTTGCCCTACTGGTCCCATCCATTCTCTGTGGGTGACATTGCAGTGGTCCATAATGGGGAGCTCAGTAGTTATGGTAGTCACGTAAACGCGTTACTGTATGGTCAGGGCCTTAGCTCATTCGTGGGTACTGACAGCGAAGTGGCAGCATACATAATGTATTACTTGGTACGTAATTATGGTTTGAACATTGAGGATGCAGTAAAGATGTTGATCGGTCAACCGCTTAAGTATGTGGATGACGTCCGCACCAGATCATTAATTAGGCGGTTTAGGTGGGCTGTGCTTGATGGGCCCTTTGCAATGATCATGGGTTTATACCACAATGATGACCTTTACCTTGTTGCAATGACTGATAGGTTTAAGCTTAGGCCAATAGTGATTGGTATGGATGAGGATAATTACTACGTGGCCAGTGAGGAGATCGCTATTAGGGCCGTATCGCCCGATGCCAGGGTCTGGACCCTTGAACCTGGTGGTTACTTCATTGTATCGTTAAAACGTGGGGTTGTTTCATGGGGTAGGGCTAGGGATGATATTGACTTGTTCTTTGCGCGTAGGGATTTTCCGAAGTATGTTGGTAGGGATGCAATAAACGCTGAGGGCCTTGGTTATAAGGAATTGAATGAAGAAATACTAAGGAGGATCCTAAGCGGCGAGAGGGTTGTCAGGGTAATAAACGTCAATGGCCAGAGATACATAGGTGTAAACCTACCGAGGCATGGTATAAGGGACGCTAGGGTGGAGATATACGGTACACCAGGTAATTCCCTGGCGAATCTAAACAATGGTGTTGAATTCGTGATTTATGGGAATGCTCAAGATGATGTTGCTGATACTATGCATGATGGTAAGATCGTAATACATGGAGATGCCAGGGATGTACTTGGGCAGGCACTACAGGGAGGTGAAGTCTTTGTTAGGGGTAATGCGGGTAATAGGGTCGGTATTCAAATGCGTGAGTACCGTAGCAAAAGACCGTATCTAATAATCGGCGGTAAGGTTGATGACTACCTAGGTGAATACATGGCCGGCGGAGTCATCATGGTGCTTGGCATTGATGCACTGAGCAAGTGCAATGTGCAATTGGTGGGTAAGCATGTGGGTAACGGCATGGTTGGTGGGCGAATATACATAAGGAGTAAGGTGCTTGAGAACAGGGTTGGATTAACAGTACCGCATGTGGAGCTCAGGGACTTCCTTGAGGCAGCCACAGATGAGGGATTAGGGCAGGATGAAGCCAATAGACTACTGGACATAATGATGCACTCGGAGCACGTTAGGAAGAATAGGATTGAGTATAGGGAACTTACGGAAGATGAAATCAGGGAATTAGGGCTTGTGCTTCATAAATTTGCAGTGGAATTTAATATTGATGAAACTACAATAAATAATTTGCTCAATTATAAGTATTCAATCATAACTGCTGATTGAAATTAGTTAAATATGATCAATATATTATCAGGAATAATAATGCTTATAAATATAGCCCGGTCAATTATCTAAATGAAGTATATAATCAACACAATGCCAAGGCGCGTGATAAGGGACTTCATTAGCTCAACAAATAAGGACCCAACGAGGGACTTCTGGTATAGTGATATAATTAATGAGATTAGGGAGATGGCGAAGTCTGGCAGGCCGATAAGGATATTCAGAGTGGGCGTCAGGAGGTATAGGATTCTCGATAACCTGGGTCTTGGGCATGATGAGGTTAAGTTAACGGGACGTGAAAAAGGACGTGCGAGCTTAACGTCATTCATAGGCAACATAGAGGTTTCGGCACCCATATACCTGGCCGACATGTCCTTCGGGGCCCTGGCGGGCACTCCCAATATAGTTGAGGCTGAATTAGCTGATGAATTAATGCTAATAAGCGGCACCGGGGAGGGTGGGCTGCATCCTGAGGTGGCTAGGCACAGGAGAATATTCGTGCAGTGGGCCTCGGCTAGGTTCGGCGTGGACATAAGCACGTTAATGGCCGGAATGGGTGTAGTGATAAAGATTGGGCAGGGTGCTAAACCAGGCATTGGCGGTCACCTGCCCAGTTCCAAGGTTACCCAAGTAATATCCTCGGTCAGGAGGATACCGGTTGGTGTTGACGCATTATCACCGGCGCCACATCACGATATATACTCAATAGAAGACCTTAAGCAGAGAATCGATGCACTTAAGGAGGCCACTGGTAAGCCCATTTTCGTTAAGGTCGCGGCAACGAATTACGTACCATACATAGTCACCGGAATAGTTAGGATGGGTGTTGATGGCGTCATAATTGATGGGCATGGCGCTGGCACGGGAGCCACGCCACTCGTGGTTAGGGACAACATAGGCATACCGATTGAATTAGCCATCGCATCTGCAGACAGGATGCTCAGAGATGAGGGCCTCAGAGACAGGGTTACATTAATAGCGGCGGGCAGGATATCGTCTGCAGACGACGCTGCGAAGTTAATGGCCCTCGGGGCAGACGCTGTTTCCCTGGGCACCGCCCTACTAATATCCATGGGGTGCGCCATGGCTAGGACTTGCCACAGAGGTAATTGCCCCGCTGGGATCACGAGTAAGATAACCGAGGACTCCGTAATAGTTGATCACGACTTCGCCCTGAGATCCGCAAGAAACTACCTAATGGCCTTCATGGAGGAATTAAGGCTGATACTGGATTACCTAGGCATTGATGACGTCAGAAGGTTAGTAGGTAGGAGGGATTTACTAAGAGGTTTTTGTCTTGATGAGGTCATAGCCAAGATACTTGGAGTTAAGGATGAGAGTTGCAGTGGAGATCATGGTGGGCCCGTTGACGGAGGTAGCGTTTGGACGCCTGATTACTCGATATACGCAACGCAATTGGTGAGGACGGGTGACGTAGTCATAGTTAGTATGGGCAGTACTGGGCCACCCGAGGTTGAGCCTCCGAAGAGACTGATTGATTGGTTGAGGTTTGATGGTGCGCAAGTCACGAAACCAGCCATAGACCCATATAGGGAGGACATAGATACATCGGCCACGCTGGCTAGGGGTAAACTGTGGTTATCCATGCCCGTGATTATTAAGCCGCCAAGGACCTGGGGTAAGGAACTCATTGGAATATCAAAGTTCATTGCCAGAGCCAACTCAACAATGATAGATCTAAGTGATGCTGATATTATCGATAGTAAGCATTTAATGAGGGTCATGTGGAATAATCGTGTTACTGGGCTCGGAGCCTTAGTAACTACGTATTCACGCCTACCAGAGCCTGTTATTGACGTTCCCACCTACATAAGGATCACCAACGTTGAGCACATTAACGACGCCCTAAACACCCTGGTAAGTAATAATGACCGGATCAATGGTTTAATAATCGATATTAATGAGAGCGACTACCCAGAGATGTACCTTGTAAAGCTTGAC is a genomic window of Vulcanisaeta souniana JCM 11219 containing:
- a CDS encoding FMN-binding glutamate synthase family protein, with the translated sequence MKYIINTMPRRVIRDFISSTNKDPTRDFWYSDIINEIREMAKSGRPIRIFRVGVRRYRILDNLGLGHDEVKLTGREKGRASLTSFIGNIEVSAPIYLADMSFGALAGTPNIVEAELADELMLISGTGEGGLHPEVARHRRIFVQWASARFGVDISTLMAGMGVVIKIGQGAKPGIGGHLPSSKVTQVISSVRRIPVGVDALSPAPHHDIYSIEDLKQRIDALKEATGKPIFVKVAATNYVPYIVTGIVRMGVDGVIIDGHGAGTGATPLVVRDNIGIPIELAIASADRMLRDEGLRDRVTLIAAGRISSADDAAKLMALGADAVSLGTALLISMGCAMARTCHRGNCPAGITSKITEDSVIVDHDFALRSARNYLMAFMEELRLILDYLGIDDVRRLVGRRDLLRGFCLDEVIAKILGVKDESCSGDHGGPVDGGSVWTPDYSIYATQLVRTGDVVIVSMGSTGPPEVEPPKRLIDWLRFDGAQVTKPAIDPYREDIDTSATLARGKLWLSMPVIIKPPRTWGKELIGISKFIARANSTMIDLSDADIIDSKHLMRVMWNNRVTGLGALVTTYSRLPEPVIDVPTYIRITNVEHINDALNTLVSNNDRINGLIIDINESDYPEMYLVKLDIELRKRGIREFTDLIIHMPSIRSSGDIIKLVALGADAVIVSGLVERALHGYTSIEDFRLRLMRLLVGIKREIAQLLGAAGIYSLQSIVGNRELLRSLSGRVRDVFMVKVAGEDVLYR
- a CDS encoding glutamate synthase — translated: MSIFVKYPADCGIFGVIRRSGADRVSGNLVVRAMETIRFRGAGLGSGFALLNNESMGLRVGVFVKEGFMKEAMDTMESLLKGQGIDTVDFRVRGRLGPVNDLEVRIFDHGGLGPGINDIINKLNDLLWEGKSGRIYYWGEHINVFKGVGYPSDIASVYNVERHYADLWIAHTRFPTNSPGYLPYWSHPFSVGDIAVVHNGELSSYGSHVNALLYGQGLSSFVGTDSEVAAYIMYYLVRNYGLNIEDAVKMLIGQPLKYVDDVRTRSLIRRFRWAVLDGPFAMIMGLYHNDDLYLVAMTDRFKLRPIVIGMDEDNYYVASEEIAIRAVSPDARVWTLEPGGYFIVSLKRGVVSWGRARDDIDLFFARRDFPKYVGRDAINAEGLGYKELNEEILRRILSGERVVRVINVNGQRYIGVNLPRHGIRDARVEIYGTPGNSLANLNNGVEFVIYGNAQDDVADTMHDGKIVIHGDARDVLGQALQGGEVFVRGNAGNRVGIQMREYRSKRPYLIIGGKVDDYLGEYMAGGVIMVLGIDALSKCNVQLVGKHVGNGMVGGRIYIRSKVLENRVGLTVPHVELRDFLEAATDEGLGQDEANRLLDIMMHSEHVRKNRIEYRELTEDEIRELGLVLHKFAVEFNIDETTINNLLNYKYSIITAD